From the Musa acuminata AAA Group cultivar baxijiao chromosome BXJ1-2, Cavendish_Baxijiao_AAA, whole genome shotgun sequence genome, one window contains:
- the LOC135595731 gene encoding uncharacterized protein LOC135595731, giving the protein MAMLFNLLSYWLWGRKGRQSPEQSLSSSSDYLTGYRDPDSLKIAAGNVPQIRSKCMGDFDDPDWAIGWLEPHASEFLSESETENGFAVLVPCYTRGCYAQVDFSKKHVLGTIGLNNDDHSEGKKDIEQWLAEQLSA; this is encoded by the exons ATGGCTATGCTTTTTAATCTTCTCTCTTATTGGCTTTGGGGAAGAAAAGGTCGTCAATCTCCCGAGCAATCACTGAGTTCTTCGTCTGATTACCTCACGGGGTACAGGGATCCGGATTCTTTGAAGATTGCAGCAGGTAACGTGCCTCAGATCCGATCGAAATGCATGGGTGATTTTGATGATCCGGATTGGGCGATTGGGTGGTTGGAACCGCATGCATCCGAGTTCCTGTCTGAGAGCGAGACGGAGAACGGCTTTGCCGTCTTGGTCCCATGCTATACGCGAGGTTGCTACGCGCAGGTTGATTTCTCCAAGAAGCATGTTTTGGGTACTATTGGTCTCAACAACGATGATCATTCTG AAGGCAAAAAGGATATCGAACAGTGGCTTGCAGAACAATTGTCAGCGTGA